The following proteins are encoded in a genomic region of Acidobacteriota bacterium:
- a CDS encoding TonB-dependent receptor has protein sequence MKLTLRPAWILLTFIAIGLKPAASAAGPSTGSRTLDGLGILVIAHGGTPAWNAPVKAVAEQLRSRVPAEAAFLMGTKDRTPQEAYERLVAAGARRIVVVPLLVSSHSAHAEQVKFIAGARPDYPHAEHMQLAQLRGPVPVVGAAGAMDDHPLIAAILADRARALSRNPGDESLVIVAHGPNEDAEAARWIDAIRSLGSHVRSAVPFRDIDVRLLRDDAPKPVKEKALADLRAAVADRAKIGRVIVVPLLVSTGRVGDQIPGVLEGLAFAWDGRPLLPDSRVGEWILAQAQRVGQPPDAPPADPLRYEEQLVVTATRTEQRLADVPVRTEVIDRATIDETGSRSVADVLSRQLGAEIVPTLAGDGIQLQGIDARGILVLVDGQEVIGKIGGSVDLANLLVDDVERIEIVKGAGSAVYGSDALGGVINVLTRTATQPIALSAEQRFESLDGRTSLVSAGGRNGRWSGLLSASRVSRDAYDLVPAEPTTTGSAYRKIGVNAKTSRRFGTATDLSVVSRYYDEEAADVTMSRGVIYDDRVLDDRWQGIAELRTKPAGAGSLTVRGHLTRYTHDFERVTRATRAAAPDRTAERIGEFEAQYDHAVGTRHLLTVGTEYERSGMTSDRISPRRRDLDTAVGFIQDEWSAHDRVRLLAGVRFDNHSAFGSAWSPKLAVLVRGADAVRIRASYGEGFKAPEFKDLYYVYANRAAGYQVIGNADLRAETSRSLNGSVDVDLWNRTARLTVTGFRHAIADLIDSRFVGVDPASRLLTYQTANVGRARTYGVETDASVTPAPWVTFGIGYGWLDATDRATGEPLTLRARRSVKGRAIVRAGRLGLTGAIFGRYLGRRAFADTNRDGRIDDFSPALNLWDARVAKDLGRQVQVFLGADNLFAEQDVRYFPSPGRRVYAGASVRYSR, from the coding sequence ATGAAGCTCACGTTACGTCCCGCCTGGATTCTTCTGACGTTCATCGCGATCGGACTAAAGCCCGCGGCCTCCGCCGCCGGGCCGTCCACCGGCTCGCGCACGCTGGACGGCCTCGGCATCCTCGTCATCGCGCACGGCGGAACCCCCGCCTGGAACGCGCCCGTCAAAGCCGTCGCCGAACAGCTTCGATCGCGCGTGCCCGCCGAGGCCGCGTTCCTGATGGGCACGAAGGACCGCACGCCTCAAGAGGCGTACGAGCGGCTGGTGGCGGCCGGCGCCCGGCGGATCGTCGTCGTCCCGCTGCTGGTCTCGTCGCACAGCGCTCACGCCGAGCAGGTGAAGTTCATCGCCGGCGCCCGCCCCGACTACCCGCACGCCGAACACATGCAGCTCGCGCAGCTCCGAGGGCCGGTGCCGGTCGTCGGCGCCGCGGGGGCGATGGACGATCACCCGCTGATTGCCGCCATCCTGGCGGACCGCGCCCGCGCGCTCAGCCGCAACCCCGGCGACGAATCGCTCGTCATCGTCGCCCACGGCCCGAACGAGGATGCGGAAGCCGCACGCTGGATCGACGCGATTCGATCGCTCGGCTCGCACGTCAGGTCGGCGGTTCCGTTCCGCGACATCGACGTGCGGCTGCTGCGCGACGATGCGCCGAAGCCGGTGAAGGAGAAGGCGCTCGCCGACTTGAGAGCGGCGGTCGCAGACCGCGCCAAGATCGGGCGCGTGATCGTGGTCCCCTTGCTGGTCTCGACCGGACGCGTGGGCGATCAGATCCCGGGCGTTCTCGAAGGTCTCGCGTTCGCCTGGGACGGCCGCCCGCTGCTCCCTGACAGCCGCGTCGGCGAGTGGATCCTGGCGCAGGCTCAGCGCGTGGGGCAGCCGCCCGACGCGCCCCCGGCCGACCCGCTCCGCTACGAGGAGCAGCTCGTCGTCACCGCGACGCGGACCGAACAGCGCCTGGCGGACGTGCCGGTCCGGACCGAGGTGATCGATCGGGCGACGATTGACGAGACAGGCTCGCGGTCGGTTGCCGACGTGCTGTCACGCCAGCTCGGCGCGGAGATCGTGCCCACGCTGGCCGGCGACGGGATCCAACTCCAGGGGATCGACGCTCGCGGAATCCTGGTGCTCGTGGATGGACAGGAAGTCATCGGCAAGATTGGCGGCTCGGTCGATCTCGCCAACCTGCTTGTCGATGACGTGGAGCGGATCGAGATCGTCAAAGGCGCGGGGTCGGCGGTGTACGGGTCCGACGCGCTGGGCGGCGTAATCAACGTGCTGACGCGCACGGCCACGCAGCCGATCGCGCTCTCGGCCGAGCAGCGATTCGAGTCGCTGGACGGGCGGACCTCGCTGGTGTCGGCCGGCGGCCGGAACGGGCGCTGGAGCGGACTCCTGTCGGCCAGCCGCGTCTCGCGCGATGCCTACGACCTGGTGCCGGCCGAGCCGACCACCACCGGCAGCGCGTACCGCAAGATCGGGGTGAACGCGAAGACCTCGCGTCGCTTCGGCACGGCCACCGATCTGTCGGTGGTCAGCCGCTACTACGACGAAGAGGCCGCCGATGTCACGATGAGCCGCGGTGTGATCTACGACGATCGCGTCCTCGACGACCGGTGGCAGGGGATCGCCGAGCTGCGCACGAAACCGGCCGGCGCCGGGTCGCTGACGGTGCGCGGCCATCTCACGCGTTACACCCACGATTTCGAGCGCGTCACGCGTGCCACGCGCGCGGCCGCGCCCGACCGCACCGCGGAGCGGATCGGCGAATTCGAGGCGCAGTACGATCACGCGGTTGGTACGCGTCACCTCCTCACCGTCGGCACGGAGTACGAGCGTTCGGGGATGACCTCGGATCGCATCTCACCGCGGCGCCGCGACCTCGATACCGCAGTGGGCTTCATCCAGGACGAATGGTCCGCGCACGATCGCGTGCGGCTCCTCGCCGGCGTGCGCTTCGACAACCACTCGGCGTTCGGCTCCGCCTGGAGCCCGAAGCTCGCGGTGCTCGTCCGCGGCGCCGACGCCGTGCGCATCCGCGCCTCCTACGGAGAGGGCTTCAAGGCGCCGGAGTTCAAGGATCTCTACTACGTCTATGCGAATCGCGCCGCCGGCTACCAGGTGATTGGCAACGCCGATCTCCGGGCCGAGACGTCGCGCAGCCTCAACGGCAGCGTGGATGTCGATCTCTGGAACCGCACGGCGCGGCTGACGGTGACCGGCTTCCGTCACGCCATCGCGGATCTGATCGACTCGCGGTTCGTGGGTGTCGACCCCGCGAGCAGGCTGCTCACGTACCAGACAGCCAACGTCGGCCGGGCGCGCACCTACGGTGTTGAGACGGACGCGAGCGTCACGCCGGCGCCGTGGGTCACGTTCGGGATCGGCTACGGGTGGCTCGACGCCACGGATCGGGCGACCGGCGAGCCGCTGACCCTGCGCGCGCGGCGCAGCGTGAAGGGGCGCGCCATCGTCCGCGCCGGGCGCCTCGGGCTCACGGGTGCGATCTTCGGGCGGTATCTGGGGCGCCGCGCGTTCGCCGACACCAACCGGGACGGCCGCATCGACGATTTCTCGCCCGCGCTGAATCTCTGGGACGCGCGCGTCGCCAAGGACCTGGGGCGCCAGGTCCAGGTGTTCCTCGGCGCGGACAATCTGTTCGCCGAGCAGGACGTGCGGTACTTCCCGTCGCCCGGCCGGCGGGTGTACGCCGGCGCGTCCGTGCGGTATTCCCGGTAG
- a CDS encoding glucose-6-phosphate dehydrogenase, which produces MRSREFVVQQNAVVAGVVKAPCGEVVVERPARVADPSTMVIFGGTGDLVRRKLLPALHNLNAEGLLPDRFAVVAVGREEMTTEVYRAQVRRDLSELSPVATGSAACEWLESRLAYVRGDFNDAALYRRVGEVLSAMNRSGSATCDCLFYLATPPSFFGPITEQLGAAGLLHESAGWRRVIIEKPFGRDLETARALNRLLATVLQEHQIYRIDHYLGKETVQNIMAFRFANGIFEPIWNRRYVDHVQITVAETVGVEQRGGYYDKIGALRDMVQNHLFQLLALTAMEPPISFQADAVRDERVKVLHAVRLISPNDVAGHVVRAQYARGAIDGEPLPAYRQEPKVASDSPTETYVALKLMVDNWRWADVPFYLRTGKRLPQRLTEVAIQFKRAPFHLFRDTPVECLPPNQLVLYIQPNEGIALNFEAKVPGPRVRLGPVRMNFSYADYFGLRPSTGYETLLYDAMTGDSTLFHRADIVEAGWAAVEPLLAAWEDGRADLHTYPAGSWGPKAADALMERDGREWRRYEDRSR; this is translated from the coding sequence ATGAGATCAAGGGAATTTGTGGTGCAGCAGAACGCGGTGGTGGCGGGAGTCGTGAAGGCGCCGTGCGGCGAGGTGGTCGTCGAACGGCCGGCGCGCGTGGCCGATCCATCGACGATGGTGATCTTCGGCGGGACCGGCGATCTTGTGAGGCGAAAGCTGCTGCCGGCGCTGCACAACCTGAACGCCGAGGGGCTGCTCCCCGATCGCTTCGCCGTGGTCGCTGTCGGCCGCGAGGAGATGACCACCGAGGTCTATCGGGCACAGGTGCGCCGCGATCTGTCTGAGTTGAGTCCCGTGGCGACCGGCAGCGCGGCGTGCGAATGGCTGGAGTCGCGCCTCGCGTACGTCCGCGGGGACTTCAACGACGCGGCGCTGTATCGGCGCGTCGGCGAGGTGCTGTCGGCCATGAATCGCAGCGGCAGCGCCACCTGTGACTGTCTGTTCTACCTGGCCACTCCGCCATCGTTCTTCGGACCGATCACCGAGCAACTGGGGGCGGCCGGCCTGTTGCACGAGAGCGCCGGGTGGCGCCGCGTCATCATCGAAAAGCCGTTCGGGCGCGATCTCGAAACGGCGCGTGCGCTCAACCGGCTGCTCGCCACCGTGCTCCAGGAGCATCAGATCTATCGGATCGATCACTATCTGGGCAAGGAGACCGTTCAGAACATCATGGCGTTCCGGTTTGCCAACGGGATCTTCGAGCCGATCTGGAACCGCCGCTACGTGGACCATGTGCAGATCACGGTGGCCGAAACCGTCGGCGTGGAGCAGCGCGGCGGCTACTACGACAAAATCGGCGCGCTGCGGGACATGGTGCAGAACCATCTGTTCCAGCTCCTCGCGCTCACGGCCATGGAGCCGCCGATTTCGTTCCAGGCCGATGCCGTGCGCGACGAGCGCGTCAAGGTGCTCCACGCCGTCCGCCTCATTTCGCCCAACGATGTGGCCGGGCACGTCGTGCGCGCCCAATACGCCCGGGGCGCGATCGACGGCGAACCGCTTCCTGCGTACCGGCAGGAGCCCAAAGTCGCCTCAGATTCGCCGACCGAGACGTACGTGGCGCTCAAGCTGATGGTGGACAACTGGCGGTGGGCCGACGTGCCGTTCTACCTGCGCACCGGCAAGCGCCTGCCGCAGCGGCTGACGGAAGTGGCCATACAGTTCAAGCGCGCGCCGTTTCACCTGTTTCGCGACACTCCCGTCGAATGCCTGCCGCCGAACCAGCTCGTGCTCTACATTCAGCCGAACGAGGGCATCGCGCTCAACTTCGAGGCGAAGGTGCCGGGCCCCCGCGTGCGGCTCGGTCCGGTGCGGATGAATTTCAGCTATGCGGACTACTTCGGCCTGCGGCCAAGCACGGGCTACGAAACGCTCTTGTACGACGCGATGACCGGCGACTCGACGCTGTTTCACCGGGCCGACATCGTTGAGGCGGGATGGGCTGCCGTCGAGCCGTTGCTCGCCGCGTGGGAGGACGGCCGGGCAGACCTCCACACGTACCCCGCAGGAAGCTGGGGACCGAAAGCAGCTGACGCGCTCATGGAGAGGGACGGCCGCGAGTGGCGCCGGTACGAGGATCGCTCCCGGTGA
- a CDS encoding type II toxin-antitoxin system VapB family antitoxin, protein MKTTVDIPENELKDAMRFTQAKTKREAVVKVLEEFNRRRRMAELVKYAGTFSDRFPTNEEIEAIDARRDRDLHGRPRR, encoded by the coding sequence ATGAAGACGACGGTGGATATTCCAGAGAACGAACTGAAGGACGCCATGCGTTTTACGCAGGCGAAGACCAAACGCGAGGCGGTCGTCAAGGTTCTCGAGGAGTTCAATCGCCGGCGGCGCATGGCGGAGCTGGTCAAGTACGCCGGCACCTTCAGCGACAGGTTCCCGACCAACGAGGAGATCGAGGCGATCGACGCGCGGCGCGACCGGGACCTCCATGGCCGTCCTCGTCGATAG
- a CDS encoding type IV toxin-antitoxin system AbiEi family antitoxin domain-containing protein, whose product MNAPAALAHLRALRKPVLTTDEAVLVLRAERSAATHTLRRLATAGLLKRVRHGLWATDLDLDPLVLPEYLTTPFPSCVSFQSALFFHGMVSQIPSVIYVASLAQTRTVRTSLGTYSIHRLAPTVRRPSRDS is encoded by the coding sequence ATGAATGCACCGGCCGCCCTTGCGCACCTGCGAGCGCTGCGCAAACCGGTCTTGACGACCGATGAAGCCGTGCTGGTCCTCCGCGCGGAGCGCTCTGCGGCGACACACACCTTGAGGAGACTGGCCACCGCGGGGCTGTTGAAACGAGTTCGACACGGGTTGTGGGCGACGGACCTGGATCTGGATCCGCTTGTCTTGCCGGAGTACCTTACCACTCCTTTTCCGTCCTGCGTCTCCTTCCAATCCGCGCTCTTCTTTCACGGAATGGTGAGCCAGATTCCCAGCGTGATCTATGTCGCATCCCTCGCGCAGACACGCACGGTGAGGACCAGCCTCGGCACGTACTCGATCCACCGTCTGGCCCCGACCGTCAGGCGTCCGTCTCGCGACTCCTGA
- the gnd gene encoding decarboxylating 6-phosphogluconate dehydrogenase, whose product MQIGMIGLGRMGANMVRRLVRGGHHVAVHDRNPASMAALVTEGVTGAATLDDLVAHLEAPRAVWVMVPAGAPTEETVAALGDRLDPGDVVIDGGNSYFKDDVRRARELRARGLHYVDAGTSGGVWGFERGYCLMIGGEAEVVRRLDPIFKALAPGKGSVPESPGREQHHSTASEGYLHCGPVGAGHFVKMVHNGIEYGLMQAYAEGFDIFRNASSATLPQEHRYDLNLADIAELWRRGSVVGSWLLDLTAIALAQDPHLDAYSGYVQDSGEGRWAIMAALEEAVPADVLSASVYTRFRSRREHSFAEKVLSAMRRQFGGHIEPPSQG is encoded by the coding sequence ATGCAGATTGGGATGATCGGCCTGGGACGGATGGGCGCCAATATGGTTCGCCGGCTGGTCCGCGGTGGCCATCACGTGGCGGTCCACGATCGCAATCCGGCGTCGATGGCAGCGCTGGTCACGGAGGGGGTGACAGGCGCGGCGACCTTGGACGATCTCGTCGCGCACCTCGAAGCGCCGCGCGCCGTCTGGGTCATGGTGCCCGCCGGGGCGCCAACGGAAGAGACCGTGGCGGCGCTCGGCGATCGGCTCGATCCCGGCGACGTCGTCATCGACGGCGGCAACTCCTATTTCAAGGACGACGTGCGCCGCGCCCGAGAGCTTCGAGCGCGAGGGCTGCACTACGTGGATGCCGGCACGAGCGGCGGCGTCTGGGGATTCGAGCGCGGCTACTGCCTGATGATCGGCGGAGAAGCCGAGGTCGTCCGGCGTCTCGATCCGATCTTCAAAGCGCTCGCGCCAGGGAAGGGATCGGTCCCGGAGAGCCCGGGTCGCGAGCAGCACCACAGCACCGCGAGCGAGGGGTACCTCCACTGCGGCCCGGTCGGCGCGGGGCACTTTGTCAAGATGGTGCACAACGGCATCGAGTACGGGCTGATGCAGGCGTATGCCGAGGGATTCGACATCTTCCGCAACGCCAGCAGCGCGACGCTGCCCCAGGAGCACCGCTACGACCTCAACCTCGCCGACATCGCGGAGCTGTGGCGCCGCGGCAGCGTCGTCGGCTCCTGGCTGCTCGATCTCACCGCCATCGCGCTCGCACAGGATCCCCACCTCGACGCGTACAGCGGCTACGTGCAGGATTCCGGCGAAGGGCGGTGGGCGATCATGGCGGCGCTCGAAGAGGCGGTTCCGGCAGATGTCCTCTCCGCGTCCGTGTACACGCGCTTCCGTTCGCGCCGGGAACATTCCTTCGCCGAGAAGGTCCTGTCGGCGATGCGTCGCCAGTTCGGCGGCCACATCGAGCCGCCGTCCCAGGGATGA
- a CDS encoding DUF4142 domain-containing protein: protein MRMSAIVIAAAGALVLPVAGASAQGVNDAQIASIVVTANTVDTDAGRLAMSRSASGKVKAFARLMVTDHTGVNKSAAALAAKLELTPQDNPTSQSLAAGGRKNLAHLKTLEGPAFDQAYIDHEVAYHQQVIDALDNTLIPGAAHEELKALLVKVRPAFVAHLEHAKHLQASASQKD from the coding sequence ATGAGAATGTCAGCCATCGTCATCGCAGCCGCGGGCGCGCTCGTGCTTCCCGTGGCCGGCGCGTCGGCGCAGGGCGTCAACGACGCCCAAATCGCCTCGATCGTCGTCACCGCCAACACGGTCGACACCGACGCCGGCAGGCTCGCGATGTCACGGTCGGCGAGCGGGAAGGTCAAGGCGTTTGCGCGGCTGATGGTCACCGATCACACCGGCGTGAACAAGTCGGCGGCCGCCCTCGCGGCAAAGCTCGAGCTCACTCCGCAGGACAATCCGACGAGCCAGAGCCTGGCGGCGGGCGGCAGGAAGAACCTCGCGCACCTGAAGACGCTCGAGGGCCCGGCATTCGACCAGGCGTACATCGATCACGAAGTCGCGTACCACCAGCAGGTCATCGACGCCCTCGACAATACGTTGATTCCGGGCGCCGCACATGAAGAACTGAAGGCCCTGCTGGTGAAAGTCCGCCCGGCGTTTGTCGCACACCTCGAGCACGCCAAGCACCTGCAGGCGTCCGCGTCGCAGAAGGACTGA
- a CDS encoding ferritin-like domain-containing protein yields MAADRRDVVDDLNRLMAEEAEACLRYFQMRFRLRGKDYADAEQFFGDAIRETLEHASAIAQQIRALGRTPRLRVNLLLGGGPMRLETAMAEALEVEQQALDAYRDLLPRVAGDPVLEEFIRSQVDVEAEHVQSIREFVQAHAAVKLVVDQK; encoded by the coding sequence GTGGCTGCGGATCGGCGGGATGTTGTCGACGACCTGAACCGCCTGATGGCGGAGGAGGCGGAGGCCTGCCTGCGTTACTTCCAGATGCGCTTCCGCCTGCGCGGGAAGGATTACGCGGACGCCGAACAGTTTTTCGGCGACGCGATCAGGGAGACATTGGAGCACGCCAGCGCGATCGCCCAGCAGATTCGTGCGCTCGGCCGCACGCCGCGGCTCCGCGTCAACCTGCTGCTCGGCGGCGGGCCGATGCGCCTGGAGACGGCGATGGCCGAGGCGCTCGAGGTCGAACAGCAGGCGCTCGATGCCTACCGCGACCTGCTCCCGCGTGTCGCCGGCGATCCCGTGCTGGAGGAATTCATCCGCAGCCAGGTGGACGTGGAGGCCGAGCACGTGCAGTCGATTCGCGAATTCGTGCAGGCCCACGCCGCCGTGAAACTCGTGGTGGATCAGAAATGA
- a CDS encoding metal-dependent transcriptional regulator: MDTWKEFEANELTHSAAHHLLAIHEVGAAYGGWARVSDIARRLNITRGSVSINLRTLKKRGWVETDQHRLVRLSPKGLHVVHSVAAKRSIVRTFLCDVLGIPEAQADIDSCKIEHLISHATGQRLARFMQFLSSPLNQQLIARFHASHASCPRSRTCEVCKSEGRCLVDELKRAI; the protein is encoded by the coding sequence ATGGACACGTGGAAGGAATTCGAGGCCAATGAGCTGACCCACAGCGCCGCCCATCATCTCCTCGCCATTCACGAAGTCGGCGCGGCGTATGGCGGGTGGGCGCGCGTGTCGGATATCGCCAGGCGTCTCAACATCACGCGCGGCAGCGTCTCGATCAACCTCCGAACGCTGAAGAAGCGCGGGTGGGTCGAAACCGACCAGCATCGCCTCGTCCGGCTCTCGCCGAAGGGGCTCCACGTGGTGCACTCGGTGGCGGCCAAGCGGTCGATCGTCCGGACCTTCCTCTGCGACGTCCTCGGCATCCCGGAGGCGCAGGCCGACATCGACAGCTGCAAGATCGAACATCTGATCAGCCACGCGACCGGGCAGCGGCTCGCGCGGTTCATGCAGTTCCTGTCCTCGCCGCTCAATCAGCAGCTGATCGCGCGTTTCCACGCGTCTCACGCGAGTTGCCCTCGAAGCCGCACCTGCGAGGTGTGCAAGAGCGAAGGGCGGTGCCTCGTTGACGAACTCAAACGTGCGATCTAG
- a CDS encoding nucleotidyl transferase AbiEii/AbiGii toxin family protein → MSNIGRRGARDEEYVLEPARSDIVRPYGIPAPTVNHHTARSAVRQKIHALASRSETQARDIWDLDHLLRSTTADPRPLSRDVRAALPEALERAMSLSYDVFKAQVVPCLSYEDQTTYGTQDAWDRMRELVVQRLEEFRS, encoded by the coding sequence TTGAGTAATATAGGCAGGCGCGGAGCGCGCGATGAGGAGTACGTACTCGAACCGGCGCGATCCGACATCGTCCGGCCGTACGGCATTCCGGCGCCGACGGTGAACCACCATACCGCGCGATCGGCCGTCCGGCAGAAAATCCACGCGCTTGCGAGTCGCTCCGAGACTCAAGCCCGGGACATCTGGGACCTCGATCACCTGCTGCGCTCGACAACCGCCGATCCGCGACCCCTCTCGCGTGACGTGCGGGCGGCCCTGCCGGAGGCCCTGGAACGCGCGATGTCGCTCAGCTACGACGTGTTCAAGGCCCAAGTGGTGCCATGTCTGTCGTACGAGGACCAGACCACGTATGGCACGCAGGACGCGTGGGATCGGATGCGCGAGCTGGTTGTCCAGCGGCTCGAGGAGTTTCGCTCATGA
- a CDS encoding PIN domain-containing protein: MAVLVDSSLWVHQLRRSGDPAKRDRVNALLEHGEAAWCPAVRLELWRGVTNDGERKTLRRYEVLLPDYAISAEVWGHAIRLADRGRVSGVTVPLADVLIFACARIHGLDIAHDDAHFDELAKLEA, encoded by the coding sequence ATGGCCGTCCTCGTCGATAGCTCGCTGTGGGTCCACCAGCTGCGAAGGAGTGGCGACCCGGCGAAGCGGGACCGCGTGAACGCGCTGCTGGAGCACGGCGAGGCCGCGTGGTGTCCGGCCGTGCGACTCGAGCTGTGGCGCGGCGTCACCAACGATGGCGAGCGGAAGACGCTCCGCCGCTACGAGGTCCTGCTTCCCGACTACGCGATCTCTGCGGAAGTCTGGGGCCACGCCATTCGACTCGCCGATCGCGGGCGCGTCTCCGGTGTGACCGTCCCTCTCGCCGACGTGCTCATCTTCGCGTGCGCGAGGATACACGGGCTCGACATCGCGCACGACGACGCGCATTTTGACGAGTTGGCGAAGCTCGAGGCGTGA
- a CDS encoding Gfo/Idh/MocA family oxidoreductase translates to MDAVRVGVIGLGIMGELYSKIYACHPWARLVAVSSRRQARVDEIRSRHDVPEGYTDYRDMLDRAGLDAVVVATPDHHHAAPARAALEAGRHVLVEKPFTTSVSEADELIDLARRTRRHIQVAYNHRWLAPYHQARAAIQAGQLGTPLAGFARKNDTIFVPTELISWAGETTPAWFLSSHDIDLMRWFFDAEPLEARAWGRRELLASRGVPTYDVIQAQVRFSSGAIATFESGWVYPNTFPTIVDSFVEVIATGGHVHLDRKRESIEISTGERFSYPKCFLTHEIFGRVRGAFPSCLEDFLVAVREDTPPRVTGFDGRQVTAALEAIHRSLDSGRTEPVSPPPSSTA, encoded by the coding sequence ATGGACGCGGTTCGCGTGGGGGTCATCGGGCTCGGCATCATGGGCGAGCTGTACTCGAAGATCTACGCCTGCCACCCGTGGGCCCGCCTCGTGGCGGTGTCGTCGCGGCGGCAGGCACGCGTCGACGAGATCCGGTCGCGCCACGATGTCCCGGAGGGTTACACCGACTACCGGGACATGCTGGACCGCGCCGGGCTGGACGCGGTCGTCGTCGCCACGCCGGATCACCATCACGCGGCGCCGGCGCGCGCCGCGCTCGAGGCCGGCCGGCACGTGCTCGTCGAGAAGCCGTTCACGACGAGCGTGTCCGAGGCGGACGAACTGATCGATCTCGCGCGGCGGACGCGCCGCCACATTCAAGTCGCGTACAACCACCGGTGGCTGGCGCCGTATCACCAGGCCCGGGCCGCGATCCAGGCCGGCCAGCTGGGCACCCCGCTCGCCGGGTTCGCACGGAAGAACGACACGATCTTCGTGCCGACCGAGCTCATCTCGTGGGCCGGAGAAACGACCCCGGCGTGGTTCCTCTCCTCCCACGACATCGATTTGATGCGATGGTTCTTCGACGCCGAACCGCTCGAGGCGCGTGCGTGGGGGCGCAGGGAACTGCTCGCGTCGCGGGGCGTCCCGACCTACGACGTCATCCAGGCACAGGTCCGCTTCTCCTCGGGCGCGATCGCCACGTTCGAATCCGGCTGGGTGTATCCCAACACGTTTCCGACGATCGTCGACTCGTTCGTCGAGGTGATTGCCACCGGCGGTCACGTGCACCTCGATCGCAAGCGGGAATCGATCGAGATCAGCACCGGCGAACGGTTTTCCTATCCGAAATGTTTCCTGACGCACGAGATCTTCGGCCGTGTGAGAGGGGCGTTCCCATCCTGCCTGGAGGACTTTCTCGTCGCGGTCCGCGAAGACACGCCCCCGCGCGTCACCGGTTTCGACGGGCGCCAGGTCACCGCCGCCCTGGAGGCCATTCACCGGTCGCTGGACTCGGGCCGGACCGAGCCGGTCTCGCCTCCACCCTCGAGCACGGCCTGA
- a CDS encoding cupredoxin family copper-binding protein, with protein MATCVVAVGLVACTIGVAAGGRLKVKTHTVTIEGMRFQPERLTVARGDTVVWVNKDLVPHTATSEAGRFDSQTIRTEKSWTFTARRRGKFAYICTFHPTMKAMLRVK; from the coding sequence ATGGCCACGTGTGTCGTCGCGGTGGGCCTGGTCGCGTGCACCATCGGCGTCGCCGCCGGCGGGCGCCTCAAGGTCAAGACGCACACAGTCACCATCGAAGGGATGCGTTTTCAGCCGGAGCGGCTGACGGTTGCACGCGGCGACACGGTCGTGTGGGTCAACAAGGACCTGGTCCCTCACACAGCCACGTCGGAGGCCGGCCGCTTTGATTCACAGACCATCCGGACGGAGAAGTCCTGGACGTTCACCGCCCGGCGGAGGGGCAAGTTCGCCTACATCTGCACGTTCCATCCCACGATGAAGGCGATGCTGCGGGTGAAGTAG